ATATTCACTAAATTGGTTAACAATACTTTTTAAATAAGGTGATTTTTCTAAGTTTGGTGTATTCATCCAATCTGTCCATGAACCATCAGCATAATCATTTGCAGGCGGAGGGAAGGGGAGTGATTTATCAACTAAATGTGCAGGACCACGTAATGAAATAACTTTATAATATTCGTAATTTCCTTGTTTAAAAGCATTTGCTTCTTTAAGCATTTTTTCTACATCAAACTTAAAAGGTAATCGTATTCTATCTTTAAAATGTTGCTTTGTCTCCATAAGTTTTTATAATTACCGTTTAAATAATGTTTAGGTTATCTAATTTATGCTGTAGTTCATTAATCAATTGTTTCGCAGCGGGTTCCTTACTACGTTTTAATTCTTCAATAACTTGTCTAATAGTTTCAGGAGAATCATTTTCTTTGGGTATAGGTTTAAAACTGTCTTTAGGAGCTAATGAAAAGAATAATTCATCTGTCCATTTATTTCTAATTAAATCTATTACTAAATGAATACGGTCTTCTTGTCCTGTATTTTTAACAGAATGCACGTAATTTACATTGGTATACCAGCATTCACCAGGTAACATTGTTAATTGGGTATTATCTAAAATAAATTGAACACCAGAATTGGTAATAATTGGTATGTGTAAACGGAAATTACCGTCTTCGTAGCCTAATTCATAATCTCTATGGGATTTAATTTCTGCACCAACATTAAGTCGTAAAATACGTGCAGTTAGTATAGTGCATTTAAAAGAATTTATAACTTCTTTAAAATAGTGACATTTTTTAAGAATTGAGGTTTCTGATATTATTGAAGTGGCTGTAGATAAGGCAAATATATTAGACTCTTCACCGTTATGAGCATATAAAGAAATAGCTTTCCAGTCTCCATTATAGCCATCGGTGTTAAAATGAGAAACCCAGTTTTTATCAAGAATTAAAGATAAATCACTTATCAACTTTTTTATGTTAAATTGAAAAGGTAGTTTTAAAAATTTTGTATTATTTTGCATTAGTAATCTTAATATTTTAAGAATTATTCAAGCAATTTTGTATTATTTGTACCATTTTTACAAAATAATTAATTGTAGGAAATAGTATTTTTTCACAAAATTAATAAAAGCGCTTGGTTAACTACTAAAATAGCAAATTTTTATACATAATTGGAGTTTACAATCTATAAAATAGTATTTTAAAACTATTGGTAACAAACACTTCTTCATTAAATTTAAGAGTAAGTTGTTCTTCATGTATTTATTTTACTTGAATATAAATTTGGATTCCGTTTATTCTAATTTACATTTTAACTCTATGTTAGGTTCTATAAAGTAGGTAAAAAGGATAGCTTTATTTTTAAAAGGTTGTTCTAAAGTCATTTTTAGAGGAAGTGTTAAGGAAGATTCACTTCTGTTTAACCAAATATTATTATAAACATGAACTTGTGTATCTAATATCATACGATCATATTTACTCATATCTAATGGGGCTAAATCTATTTTTTTATCAGGTAATTGTAACGGAATAGGTTGCTCTTTTTTATGTAATGAGATTGATTCTCTTACATTTAAAATAGTAGCTATATTATGTTCCTGATAGCTTGAGTTTGTTTCAGGTTTATTTGAAAGACTCATGTTTATAAGCACATTTTCGGGAATTAAGGCAACTTCTTTGTTAAATTGAGGAAGTAAGTTATAAAGTATAGGAACATAGCTTTCTCTATAGAGTAAGGCATCAAGAGTTTCACTAAAAAGAATATGAAACTTAGTAGCTTTTGGAACTTTAAATGTTACTGCATCTGCTAAATGAAATTCTTGAATGTATGTGGTTAAATTTAATGAATGAATTAATTTTTTAGCAGATTCAAGTGATGCTTTATTTATTTCTAATAAAGAAAATTGTATTTCTTCAGGAGAAAAATGAGGTGCTATTAAAGTTATAAATGGCGCATACGGTCCACAGCCTGCATAAAAAAAATGGATAACCTCATTAGGATATTCTTTTTGTTTTTCTTTAATAGCTAAGATAACAGCATTTAAAAATTTAACAGTTCTCTTATAATCTAACAAACATTGTGCTGCATGATTTAACCCTAAAGCTTTTCCTTTAGAAGAAGGAATCGCTGCTAAATGTTCAATTTTAGTATCAAAACCAGTAATTTCTGTAAGTTTTTGAAAATGAAGATGAATATCGTTTAATCCTTTTTCTACTTTAACTTGCTCAAGTGATGGTTCTAATAATGATAGTGTTATTTCTTTTATTTCAGCAATTATTTGTTTATTATTCATGCTACTATATATTAATTATTTCTGAATAATTATTTTTAATATGTATGTGCTACTTGAGTAGCTTTAAAATCGCGAGATATTTTTAAAGGTTTAAAAGTATCTTTATCTTGTAGTTCTTTTAATAAAGTTTCCATAGCAATAGTATACTCACTAGTATTTTGTTCTTCATCAGGTAAGCTACAATGTTCTTCATAATAATGATGAATATAGCCCTCTTGGAGAAAACAAACCCCTTGATACTTAAAATCTCCGGTATTGAATTTTAAATTTTCAATGGCATCTTTTTCATTATAAAATTCAGGATATTTGTTTTGATATTCTTTTAAAGTTTTTTTAAACGCTTCTTCCGAATTTAAAGATATTGAGTTTCCTTCTATTGTTAAAATATAAAATGTTTCGTTTTGATGCTTCTTTGCAAAATCTTTTATAGCGTTCTTTAATTGATTTGTTAATTTAGGTATTTCAAATTTTTCTTCTTCGCCTGAGTCAATTAACTTATTTAGCTTTTCTAAATCAATATGTTGCTCGCCGTATAAGCTCCTAAATAAATCGCTATATTCATTAGTTTTATCATATGCAGCACCATTTTTTATAAAGAAAGCAGCTCTAGCTTCGTTTATTGAATAGTATAATGGAACTTTACCATCGTTATCTAAAATTTTAAAGTCTAGACTATCGTGTTTAACTAATTTTTTTAAAGGATTTATACTATCTGAAGCAGCAGCATGATGAAGTACTGTTTTACCATCTTTATCTTGAATATTTATGTTTGAAGTAGCTTTAACTAGTTCATCTGTTAATGTATTCTGTTCAACTGCACTTGTTAAAAGTAAATTATCTTTACTATCTTTTATATCAGGATTAGCTCCGTTCGCTGTAAGGAATTCAACCAATTTTTTTGAATAAACAAAACTATCTTCAACAGCAAATAGAAGGGAAGTGATTCCTTTAACATAATTTGAGTCGTATTTATTATCAATATTAGCACCATTTTTTAATAAGAATTCAGCACATTCTATTTCATTATTATAAATGGCATCATTAAAGGGAGTTACTTTTTTGTTATCTTTTATATCAACCAGTGCACCATTCTCAATCAACATTTTTACTATTGAAATAAATCCTTTTTTAGCAGCCTTATGAAGTGCGGTTGTTCCGTATTCATCTTTTATGTTAATATTAATTTTATGCTCAATAAGTAATTTAATAAGTTCAGTATTTTTATCATTCGTAGCATAATGAAGCATAGATTGATTGGCATCAATGACCCTTGTTATATTTACATTTTCTCCATTAATGAGCGCTTGTTTAATTTTTGTAATATCACCATTTAGTATTGCTTTGAAAACATCAATGCTATTTTCGATCATGCTTTTATTTTTTTAAGTAAAGAGATAATTTATATCCTTTAGATATCAAGAAAAAAAGGATTAAATGTATTTAAAACTTAACTAAGATTTATAATTATACGATAGCTTAAGTTTTACATTTTATAAATGTAAAGTATAATTTAGAAAGAACAAAAGAAAGAGGAAAAGTTAAATACAGTAAAAGCCAATATTTATTTTATAAAGAAAATAAATATTGGCTTTAGTCGCTAGATTATAATAAAATTTATGGTTGTTGTTTAGTTGCTGCAATAACAATTTCTCTAATATTTACACCTTGTGGTTGTTTATAAGCATACCATATTGCATTAGAGATATCATTAGGGTTTAATACTCCTCCCATATCATTTTTCCAAGCTTCATAACCATTTTTAATTTCGTTAGAAGTTGTATGTGATAATAATTCTGTTTCTACTGCACCAGGCGCAATAGTTACCATTCGAACATTTGCAGAAGCAGCTTCTTCACGAGCATTCTCTGTTATAGCATGTACTCCAAATTTTGTTCCGCAATATGCAGCATGGTTGGGGAATGTTTTCCTTCCAGCAATAGAGCTTATATTGATAATTGTTCCGCTTTGGTTTGCTTTCATTTTTGGAAGCACAACTTGCATACCATTTAATAAGCCAAGAATATTTACATCAAACATTTTTTTCCACTCCAAAGGATCCTGTGTTGCTATATCTCCTAAAAGCATTAAACCTGCATTATTAATTATACAATCTGCATTTCCAAATTGTGTCTCTGCCTTAATAACGGCATTCTTAACAGCATTAATATCTGTAACATCAACTTTTTCGCATAAAGCATTAGGTAAATTAAATGCTTTAATTATGTCTATACGTCTAGCTAACAATAAAAGAGGATGTCCTTTTTTTGAAAATAATTTTGCGGTAGCTTCACCTATTCCAGAACTTGCCCCTGTAATGATAATCAATTTTTTATTTAACATTTATGTGTTTTTTATTATAGTTAATTTAAATGATGTTTTTGTTGTAATTCCTTTGATTACATTTGTTAATGCAAATTTATAGTGTTGATTGGATTAATGGAAATACTATTTTTTTATGTTAATCATAACTTTTAATTATGGATGGAAGATTGTTGAAATTTTTTATAGCTGTTTATGAACAGAAAAATTTAACACGAGCAGCAAAGCAATGTTTTGTATCACAACCAAATATTTCAAATGGAATAAAGCAACTGGAAGAAGAACTAGGTCAAATACTTTTTGAGCGTCATAAAAAAGGAGTTGAATTAAAAACAGAAGCACATTATTTATATCCAATTGCTAAGCGTTTGGTAGGGGAGTTAAATTCTTTAAATAGTATTTTTAATGAGCAAGAATTTAAAAATAAAATTAAAATAGGTGTCGCTGATGGTTTACCACAAGAACATAAGCAGCAATTTTTTAGAACTGTATCTAATCTATGTGAATCTATAGCATGGACGACAAACGGGATTGGAAGAGAAAATGAAATAAATCTATTGGTTAGAGAATGGAAGAATGAAGAAGATTTATTCTTACCACTTTGGAAAGAAGATTATGTATTGTGTATTCCAAATGGGCATCATTTACTAAATAAAGAGGTTATTAATTTAAAAGATTTAGAAAAAGAAACCTTTATTCATTGTCCATCATGTGAAGCACATCAACAGTGTTTATCTATTTTAAATAATGAAACTAATAAAATGGTAACAGTTGCTAATTGTTCTTCAAAAACAGAAACTTTAACAATGCTTATGGCTGGTTTAGGTGTTACTTTTTTACCTAAAGCATTTGTTGATGGTTGGTATGGTTTTGAAGTGAAAAAATTTAAAGGGCCAAAATATTTTAGAGAAGTTGGTTTATCATATCCGAGAAAGAGTTTAGGGAACCCTGCAATTTTAAAAATTATTGAATACTTTTCAAAGAATGAATTAAAAGTGAATAAGTTTGAAGATTTTGGATATTATCTGAAAACTAATTTATAAATTTTAGAGTAGGAGTAAAGAGAGTATTAATTTTTACTTAGCTATTTTCATAACCACTTTACTAACCTTTTTTCTAGCTAAGTAAATTTAGTTTACTTAATTAAAAACCATCCATGACTACCAGCAACAGCTCCTGCGGTGGTTATTAAACTTAGTATAAGTAATACCCAATGAGCTCTGTGCATAAATGAAAATGTTTTTTCAGGATTCTTTTTAGCATATTTTTTGAATAATTTATGCAATACAAGAGGCTCTAAAACATACAAAACTAATGTAAATAGTATCCAAACTAAAGTCATTGCGTGTATCCACCAAAATCTATAATCAAAGTATCTGTCCCAGGCATTAAGTTCGTACAACATGTAAAACCCTGTTAAAGCTGTTAGTAATGTTGTGACTTTAGCCTGTGTTGCGAATCTTCCTTCTATTTGTTCAAAGGTATTTATTTGATCTTCTTTTGATTTTAGTTTTTTAATAGCAGGAATGATAACTGTAGTAACCATAGATACTCCACCAATCCATAATATAACTGCAATTATATGTATTACTCTAGCAAGAGTGAATTTTTCCATTTTTTTCCATTTTTTAGAAACCTTTTGTATAAAATACGAGGGTTAATTTATGAATCTCAAAAATAATTAAAACGATACACTTTAGTGTGTTTTATTTTAATTTATAGAGAATATTATTTTGTTGTTGCATAAGCGAAAAGTGTAAGTAATTATGGTGTAAGGCACATTTTTATATGTAAACTAAATAGCAGTTAAAAAAACTACATTTTAATCATACCAATACTTAAAAATAGAATTATAAGAAATTAATAAGTTGTAAATAAGGTTTTTGAAAGGAATTAGGCAATAATATAAAAAAAACACAAATTTATTTTTTTATAAAGAAAAAGTGATTATATTTACAGCACAAATGACAATTTAGAATTTTCTTCTTCTTTGTAAAATAAACTGTCATACTTGTATATATATAGATTTCTTAATCTGTATAATGAAGTATACCTATTCGGGATTTTCTCCCAGTAAAACACGTTTATTTTTTTTAGTTTAGAGAATTATCTATTGTTGTAGAGAGTTAGTTTTATGTTTGTATAATACTAGTTACGCTATGCATAAAGCAAAAGGAAAATTTAAAAATTATTAATTAAAAAGAACAAACATTATGGGATCATTTAGAGCATCATTAGAGTTAGGTAAAGAATTTGACGTATTAGCAACAGAATACGCTTTTAGTAGAGATACTGATAAGAAAGGTAAAATTGCATCTAATGTTTACGGAGGAAGAATCAATGTAACAATAGAGTCTACAGCAGATTCATCTGTAATCGAAGCGATGTTAAATAGCCAATTTAAAGCTATTGAAGGAAAAATCATTTTTAAGAAATCTGAAGAAGATTCAAAAATGAAAGAAGTTGAAGAATGCGTATATCGTATATTATAAAGAAACTTTAAACGTAAACGGAGACGTACCAATGACTATTAATTTTACTATTTCAGCAGAAGAAATGACTATTGGTAATGCAGCTATCGACAACCGTTGGCCAGTAGCATAAATATTATTTTAGAAAGAGCAAATCTTATGGGTTTGCTCTTTACTACTTGTTAGTATATTACTACAATCAGGTGTGTTCTTGACTAAGAATAGAAGCCTGTAAAAAAAAAGTAAACTTTATTTATTAAACTACTATACGTATATGATTTTATTATACGTAAGGAAAACTGCATAAAAAAACTAAATATAAGATTTAGTGTTTTTAAATTATTTTAGATTTTTATAGAATCTGTATTTAATTATTTTTCATACCTTTAGTTAAAATTTTAAAAAAAAGCAAAAGCAAAAAGTTACTGTAAAATATGTATAAGAAAAAGAATATAAAATACTCACAAGAATGAGTGATGAAATAAACATGTATTCGTGTTTATATAAAAAAAACATTGCTTAATCCTTATCCTTAACTGCACTATATATTCAGTTAATTAATAATAAAGATGAAAACAAAATAGTTGATAATACCATTGTTTTGTATTATTCTTATGTAGATTTTTTTATTTCTTCACATTTAAATGAAGCACTATAATATTGCAATAGCAAGTCTTATTTTGTGTTTTATCTTACTATATTTTTTATATATGATACAATAGTAAAACAATGTTTTGTTATTAAAACAGTACATATATCTAAATATGCTTTTTTAAATAATGTATAATTTTAGGGATATTATTTTGAGTAAAAAATAAACTTAAAAAAGAAAAGATATTTAGTTTTTAAAACTATTAAAAAGAAAATAGAAAAAATGGAAGTAAAAACAAGAATAATTATAGACAATAAACAAATAGATGTTTTTAAAAGCGCAAACCTTGTACAGCATATAAATAGTCATCATTTTTTTAAAATTATTTTAGACCAAGAAACAATAGAAGAAGTTGGAGGTCACACCATTGATAAATCAAAAGATTGGCTTGGTAAACCGGTAATTATTTCTTTTGAAGAAAAAGAATTTATTGGTGTAGCCACAGATATAGCACTAAGTCATGAAGACGGGCATAGTGGTGAGTTAATAGTAAGCGGTTATTCTAAAACTATATTACTAGAATCAGGTAAGCATATGCATTCTTGGTTAGATAAAACATTAGTTAATATTGTTACAGAAACCATTGATGCAGCTGGTGTAGATGCTAATATTTCACCAGAGTTTACATCTACAATTGAATACCAATCACAATATAATGAAACTCATTATCAATTTATTCAAAGATTGGCAAAACAATATGGTGAATTTTTCTATTACGATGGGCTTAAACTTATTTTTGGTAAACCATCACCATCAGACCCAATAAAAGTTGAGTATGGTAGCGATTTATCTAATGTTAAAATAGCTATAAAAGCAGTGCCTAATAAAGCTAATATGTTTTCATATAATGCATTAGACGATGCAAGAAGTGAGGTGAAATCTAAAGATGATGTTCTTGGAGGGCTTAATGAGTTAGGAGTACACTCTTTTAATGTTTCAAATGAAATTTTTAAAATAGTACCTAATAATATAGCATCTGCTCGTGTATTAGACAAAAGTCAAATAGACATGCAAATGAAAAAGGTACAAACTGAAGCAGTTGCTTCTTTAAGTACACTTACTGCATGTAGTAAAAAACAAGGATTAGGTATTGGAAGTACTATAAAGGTTAGCTCAGCTAAATATGATAAAAAGAATTATGATGTAAAAAGCTATGGTGAGTATATGATTATTGGTATAACGCACACAGCTACTTCTCAAGGAGTGTATAGTAATACCTTCGAAGCGATATCATCGGGAGTAGAAGTATTACCAGCACCAGATGTAGCGTTACCAATTGCACAGCCACAAATTGCAACCGTCTTATCTAATGAAGACCCAAAAAATAAAGGACGTGTTCAAGTGCAATTTCAATGGCAAAAAAATCAAATGAAAACCTCTTGGCTTCGCGTAATGACACCAGATGCCGGAAAAAGTGATTTAGTAGGAACAAACCGAGGATTTGTTTTTGTACCAGAGGTCGATGATCAAGTTATGGTAGGCTTTCGTTATAGCGATCCAAACAGGCCTTTTGTAATGGGAAGTATGTTTAATGGTACTACAGGGGCAGGAGGTAGTGAAGCAAATAAAACAAAAAGCCTTACGACACGTAGTGGAGCAACTATAACAATAGATGATAATGAAGGAGATGGAAAAATAACAGTAAGCGACCCTAGTGGAAACACTATAACGTTAAATGGTGACGAAACTATTACCATATCTGCACCAAAAAGTATTTTATTAGATGCAGCAGAAATTACACTTTTAGGAAAAGACAAAGTACATATAGAAAGCAAAGAAGTAACCATTGTTGGTACAAATAGTATTAAAGAAACAAGTGATACTTTAGTTGATATTCAATCACCAAAAATAACAGCAAGTTCAGATACAACAGAAATAATTGCTAAAATGACAGTAGATATTGAAGGAAAGTTAATGACCAATGTAAAAGGAACTATTGTTAATTTAAACTAGATGTTTTTATGAGTAATGAGCACAATCCTATAGCACAGCGCATTAATTATCTTCAAAATTTTTGGATGCAGCAACGATCATTAAAACCAAAAGCACAATTTGTACGATGGATGGTTGATGAACAAGACATACCGTTAATTAATGGATTTTATAAATTAGAATCGTCACCTTATGGTAAAATAGAAGAAACAATTGTAGTAATGCTTACTGATTTTGATTCTGAAGATTCTTTTTCATATCAATTAGCCAACGACTGGTTAGCGGCTTATAAAAAAGATACAGAAAAATACCCCGAATTACAATGGCCAGCATATGAAAGTTTACAAACTGAGTTTAACAAGATAGATGGCGATAACACCATACAAGCAACTACATTTTTTGTAAAGTTATTAAAGCAATTTAAAGACTACGAAGGAAAAGAAAACAGTATGTATATAGGTATACATCCAAGAAAAGTAGCAGCTTATGATGCTTTATGTAGTTGGATTTGTAGTTTGATAGCACAATTACCTAAAAATATAGGCCTTGTGGTGGTAGACTATAAAAAAGATGCCTTTTTTGAAGAGATATTTAGTAACGAAGATGCTTTTTTTGAAAAGCAAACTCTCCGTTTAAAAAATCAAGATATACAAGGAGCTTATACTAATTTAATGACTCAGGGAAATCCTAATGATCCACAAGTTGCTTTTAGAAAGTGCATGGTAAAAATGGGAGAGGCAGCAGGCAACCAAGAAAAAAACGAATTAATATCTTGGGGAGAAAAAGGGTTGAACATAACAAAACAAACTACAAATTTACCTTTTTGGGCATCGGCACATTTAATTTATGC
This genomic stretch from Tenacibaculum sp. Bg11-29 harbors:
- a CDS encoding aspartyl/asparaginyl beta-hydroxylase domain-containing protein; the protein is MQNNTKFLKLPFQFNIKKLISDLSLILDKNWVSHFNTDGYNGDWKAISLYAHNGEESNIFALSTATSIISETSILKKCHYFKEVINSFKCTILTARILRLNVGAEIKSHRDYELGYEDGNFRLHIPIITNSGVQFILDNTQLTMLPGECWYTNVNYVHSVKNTGQEDRIHLVIDLIRNKWTDELFFSLAPKDSFKPIPKENDSPETIRQVIEELKRSKEPAAKQLINELQHKLDNLNII
- a CDS encoding phytanoyl-CoA dioxygenase; translation: MNNKQIIAEIKEITLSLLEPSLEQVKVEKGLNDIHLHFQKLTEITGFDTKIEHLAAIPSSKGKALGLNHAAQCLLDYKRTVKFLNAVILAIKEKQKEYPNEVIHFFYAGCGPYAPFITLIAPHFSPEEIQFSLLEINKASLESAKKLIHSLNLTTYIQEFHLADAVTFKVPKATKFHILFSETLDALLYRESYVPILYNLLPQFNKEVALIPENVLINMSLSNKPETNSSYQEHNIATILNVRESISLHKKEQPIPLQLPDKKIDLAPLDMSKYDRMILDTQVHVYNNIWLNRSESSLTLPLKMTLEQPFKNKAILFTYFIEPNIELKCKLE
- a CDS encoding ankyrin repeat domain-containing protein codes for the protein MIENSIDVFKAILNGDITKIKQALINGENVNITRVIDANQSMLHYATNDKNTELIKLLIEHKININIKDEYGTTALHKAAKKGFISIVKMLIENGALVDIKDNKKVTPFNDAIYNNEIECAEFLLKNGANIDNKYDSNYVKGITSLLFAVEDSFVYSKKLVEFLTANGANPDIKDSKDNLLLTSAVEQNTLTDELVKATSNINIQDKDGKTVLHHAAASDSINPLKKLVKHDSLDFKILDNDGKVPLYYSINEARAAFFIKNGAAYDKTNEYSDLFRSLYGEQHIDLEKLNKLIDSGEEEKFEIPKLTNQLKNAIKDFAKKHQNETFYILTIEGNSISLNSEEAFKKTLKEYQNKYPEFYNEKDAIENLKFNTGDFKYQGVCFLQEGYIHHYYEEHCSLPDEEQNTSEYTIAMETLLKELQDKDTFKPLKISRDFKATQVAHTY
- a CDS encoding SDR family oxidoreductase; protein product: MLNKKLIIITGASSGIGEATAKLFSKKGHPLLLLARRIDIIKAFNLPNALCEKVDVTDINAVKNAVIKAETQFGNADCIINNAGLMLLGDIATQDPLEWKKMFDVNILGLLNGMQVVLPKMKANQSGTIINISSIAGRKTFPNHAAYCGTKFGVHAITENAREEAASANVRMVTIAPGAVETELLSHTTSNEIKNGYEAWKNDMGGVLNPNDISNAIWYAYKQPQGVNIREIVIAATKQQP
- a CDS encoding LysR family transcriptional regulator, producing MDGRLLKFFIAVYEQKNLTRAAKQCFVSQPNISNGIKQLEEELGQILFERHKKGVELKTEAHYLYPIAKRLVGELNSLNSIFNEQEFKNKIKIGVADGLPQEHKQQFFRTVSNLCESIAWTTNGIGRENEINLLVREWKNEEDLFLPLWKEDYVLCIPNGHHLLNKEVINLKDLEKETFIHCPSCEAHQQCLSILNNETNKMVTVANCSSKTETLTMLMAGLGVTFLPKAFVDGWYGFEVKKFKGPKYFREVGLSYPRKSLGNPAILKIIEYFSKNELKVNKFEDFGYYLKTNL
- a CDS encoding type VI secretion system Vgr family protein, which encodes MEVKTRIIIDNKQIDVFKSANLVQHINSHHFFKIILDQETIEEVGGHTIDKSKDWLGKPVIISFEEKEFIGVATDIALSHEDGHSGELIVSGYSKTILLESGKHMHSWLDKTLVNIVTETIDAAGVDANISPEFTSTIEYQSQYNETHYQFIQRLAKQYGEFFYYDGLKLIFGKPSPSDPIKVEYGSDLSNVKIAIKAVPNKANMFSYNALDDARSEVKSKDDVLGGLNELGVHSFNVSNEIFKIVPNNIASARVLDKSQIDMQMKKVQTEAVASLSTLTACSKKQGLGIGSTIKVSSAKYDKKNYDVKSYGEYMIIGITHTATSQGVYSNTFEAISSGVEVLPAPDVALPIAQPQIATVLSNEDPKNKGRVQVQFQWQKNQMKTSWLRVMTPDAGKSDLVGTNRGFVFVPEVDDQVMVGFRYSDPNRPFVMGSMFNGTTGAGGSEANKTKSLTTRSGATITIDDNEGDGKITVSDPSGNTITLNGDETITISAPKSILLDAAEITLLGKDKVHIESKEVTIVGTNSIKETSDTLVDIQSPKITASSDTTEIIAKMTVDIEGKLMTNVKGTIVNLN